One segment of Prosthecodimorpha staleyi DNA contains the following:
- a CDS encoding transposase domain-containing protein, with protein sequence MKEWFTVADLLAIGPAPLPMSESALKRHIAECGWRERHEQARLEAGPGREGGTWHYHHSLFPAEVRARLLARQAPMAETAAARREAVSKSLWERFDALPEKARAEAARRLAVVDQVRQLAAGMTRQCAVALAAREADISTSTLWTWLRQAEEVPPADRLPALAPKHVGRIATADIHPDAWDMIRADWLRPEAPTFEACARRMRAAAAEHGWSPIPSDKTLKRRLDAIPRAVQMLARKGAHAVEAVFPHQTRDRSIFTAMEAITADGHKFDVFVKWGDGSIGRPIMAAIQDLYSGMILAHRIGESENWTLVRHALADMVESWGIPERATLDNGRAWASKWLSGGAKTRYRFKIRDDDPTGLLPLLGVQIAWAKPYHGQSKPIERAFRDMCDDIAKHPRFAGAYTGNNPAAKPENYGAKAIPIETFRDVVAAEIAAHNRRPGRKTQTARGRSFHETFAESYASALVKRATEAQRRMLLLAAEGVTCRAPTGEVQLAGNRYWAEPLADLAGHKVTVRFDPDDLLAGVSVYRLDGRYVATAPCIEATGFADAAAAQEHARRKRQWMRAQRELLAAERRMTIDEVAALMPEPAPYQAPEQRVVKLVANGGRAPQPGQFDEEAFGAALRQLAEAGADTVTPFRRPGA encoded by the coding sequence ATGAAGGAGTGGTTCACGGTCGCCGACCTCCTGGCCATCGGCCCCGCACCCCTGCCGATGTCTGAATCGGCTCTGAAGCGGCACATCGCCGAGTGCGGGTGGCGCGAGCGGCACGAACAGGCCCGCCTGGAGGCAGGCCCCGGTCGCGAGGGCGGCACCTGGCACTACCATCATTCGCTCTTCCCGGCGGAAGTCCGCGCCCGGCTGCTCGCCCGGCAGGCCCCGATGGCCGAGACGGCCGCGGCCCGCCGGGAGGCCGTGTCGAAGAGCCTCTGGGAACGCTTCGACGCCCTGCCTGAAAAGGCGCGCGCGGAAGCGGCGCGGCGGCTCGCCGTGGTCGACCAGGTGCGCCAGCTCGCCGCCGGCATGACCCGGCAGTGTGCGGTCGCGCTCGCCGCGCGCGAGGCCGATATCTCGACCTCGACTCTCTGGACCTGGCTTCGCCAGGCCGAGGAGGTCCCGCCCGCCGACCGCCTGCCGGCCCTGGCGCCGAAGCATGTCGGCCGCATCGCGACAGCCGACATCCATCCGGACGCGTGGGACATGATCCGCGCCGATTGGCTTCGGCCGGAGGCACCCACCTTCGAGGCGTGCGCCCGCCGCATGCGGGCCGCGGCGGCCGAACACGGCTGGAGCCCGATCCCGAGCGACAAGACCTTGAAGCGCCGGCTCGATGCGATTCCGCGCGCGGTGCAGATGCTCGCGCGCAAGGGCGCCCATGCGGTCGAGGCGGTCTTCCCGCATCAGACCCGTGACCGCAGCATCTTCACGGCCATGGAGGCGATCACCGCCGACGGGCACAAGTTCGACGTGTTCGTGAAATGGGGAGACGGAAGCATCGGCCGGCCGATCATGGCGGCGATCCAGGATCTCTATTCGGGCATGATCCTCGCCCATCGCATCGGAGAGTCCGAAAACTGGACGCTCGTCCGTCACGCCTTGGCCGATATGGTCGAAAGCTGGGGCATCCCGGAGCGGGCGACGCTCGACAACGGCCGCGCCTGGGCCTCGAAATGGCTCTCCGGCGGAGCAAAGACCCGATACCGGTTCAAGATCCGGGATGACGATCCGACGGGGCTGCTGCCTCTCCTCGGCGTGCAGATCGCCTGGGCCAAGCCCTACCACGGTCAGTCGAAGCCGATCGAGCGCGCCTTCCGGGACATGTGCGACGACATCGCCAAGCATCCGCGCTTTGCCGGTGCCTATACGGGCAACAATCCCGCGGCGAAGCCCGAGAATTACGGCGCGAAGGCCATCCCGATCGAAACCTTCCGCGACGTGGTCGCCGCCGAGATCGCGGCGCACAACCGCCGACCCGGCCGAAAGACACAGACCGCCCGGGGACGCTCGTTCCACGAAACCTTCGCCGAGTCCTACGCCTCGGCCCTGGTGAAACGGGCGACCGAGGCCCAGCGCCGCATGCTGCTGCTGGCCGCCGAAGGCGTCACCTGCCGGGCACCGACCGGCGAGGTCCAACTCGCGGGCAACCGCTACTGGGCCGAGCCGCTCGCCGACCTGGCCGGCCACAAGGTCACGGTCCGGTTCGATCCCGACGATCTGCTCGCCGGCGTCTCGGTTTACCGGCTCGACGGCCGGTATGTCGCGACAGCGCCCTGCATCGAGGCGACCGGATTCGCCGATGCGGCCGCCGCCCAGGAACATGCACGCCGGAAGCGGCAGTGGATGCGCGCCCAGCGCGAACTGCTCGCCGCCGAACGGCGGATGACCATCGACGAGGTCGCCGCGCTCATGCCCGAGCCCGCGCCCTATCAGGCGCCCGAGCAGAGAGTCGTGAAGCTCGTCGCCAATGGCGGCCGCGCGCCGCAGCCCGGCCAGTTCGACGAAGAGGCCTTCGGCGCCGCGCTCCGCCAGCTCGCCGAGGCCGGCGCCGACACCGTCACCCCGTTCCGGAGGCCTGGAGCCTGA
- a CDS encoding ParB/RepB/Spo0J family partition protein, producing the protein MTHIRISDIDIPDRLRPTDDDYVAGLADSMDRIGQTDPILVRPIADGRYQLVAGAHRLAAAGLIGWHEIDCTVREMDDLEARLAEIDENLIRRELSPIDRAIFLSERKAVYEQLHPNVRRGGDRKSAEFTEENQTANLAVWFSQDVAERIGISERTTWRAVAIVQALGRETLARLRGTPLASNQSELEKLAKVPAERRGAVVDAIAAGTAKSVREALAEPAPDRGDVIVQKLIDFWSRAGRDERKRFLAHVGIAPAEAKRVLDDWMRRKSASDRGQA; encoded by the coding sequence TCCCGATCGGCTGCGACCGACCGACGACGACTATGTCGCGGGCCTCGCCGATTCGATGGACCGCATCGGCCAGACCGACCCGATCCTGGTGCGCCCGATCGCCGATGGCCGGTACCAGCTGGTCGCCGGCGCGCATCGCCTCGCAGCGGCCGGGCTTATCGGATGGCACGAGATCGACTGCACCGTCCGCGAGATGGACGACCTGGAGGCGCGGCTCGCCGAGATCGACGAGAACCTGATCCGCCGCGAACTGTCGCCGATCGACCGCGCAATCTTCCTGTCCGAGCGCAAGGCCGTCTACGAGCAGCTGCACCCCAACGTCCGGCGGGGTGGCGACCGGAAGAGCGCTGAATTCACAGAGGAAAATCAAACTGCCAACTTGGCAGTCTGGTTTTCGCAGGACGTCGCCGAGCGGATCGGCATCTCCGAGCGAACCACCTGGCGCGCGGTCGCGATCGTCCAAGCGCTCGGGCGGGAGACGCTGGCGCGGCTCCGCGGCACGCCCTTGGCTTCCAATCAGAGCGAGCTGGAAAAGCTCGCCAAGGTGCCGGCCGAGCGCCGCGGCGCGGTTGTGGACGCCATCGCGGCCGGTACGGCCAAGTCCGTGCGCGAGGCGCTGGCCGAGCCAGCGCCCGATCGGGGCGACGTGATCGTCCAGAAGCTGATCGACTTCTGGTCGCGCGCCGGTCGCGACGAGCGCAAGCGCTTCCTGGCCCATGTCGGCATCGCGCCGGCCGAGGCCAAGCGGGTTCTCGACGACTGGATGCGGCGCAAATCCGCATCCGATCGCGGCCAGGCTTGA
- a CDS encoding AAA family ATPase: MSDIAVQEKPAGLDPATNPERVPAADLEAWRAATERLNTHAKAAGLSRSEIARRSEVPMGTLSPWLDGKYGGSVANVTAKVIRYLDAIEERQRTAVAIPDVPDFVMTRAAREVTDALIYAQTMSEMVIITLAAGMGKSTACREFVRTSPGAFMVTMRETTRSAYSMVAEIALELDIPEQNPRKIDRAIGQRLRRNGRQTLLIVDEAQHIEDAAVNQLRYWLDQWGCGIALVGNEEVHTRWGGASPRAGFGQLHSRIGKRLSRSAPYPEDIAHLLDIWNISDKDCRRLLSTIAKKAGAFRQVDKTIRLAHLLAAGAQQPLSADHIRAAWANRGNEELR; this comes from the coding sequence ATGAGCGACATCGCAGTTCAAGAGAAGCCCGCGGGCCTCGATCCGGCGACGAATCCGGAGCGCGTGCCGGCCGCGGACCTGGAGGCGTGGCGCGCCGCGACAGAGCGGCTCAACACCCACGCCAAGGCCGCCGGACTGTCCCGGTCCGAGATCGCGCGCCGGTCGGAAGTGCCGATGGGGACCCTCTCGCCCTGGCTGGACGGCAAGTATGGCGGGTCTGTCGCGAACGTCACCGCCAAGGTCATCCGATATCTGGATGCGATCGAGGAGCGCCAGCGCACGGCGGTCGCGATTCCCGACGTGCCCGATTTCGTGATGACGCGGGCCGCGCGCGAGGTCACCGACGCGCTCATCTACGCGCAGACCATGTCGGAGATGGTCATCATCACGCTCGCGGCCGGCATGGGAAAGTCGACCGCCTGCCGGGAGTTCGTCCGCACCTCGCCGGGCGCCTTCATGGTGACGATGCGGGAGACCACCCGCTCGGCCTATTCGATGGTCGCCGAGATCGCGCTCGAACTCGACATCCCGGAACAGAACCCGCGCAAGATCGACCGGGCCATCGGCCAGCGCCTGCGGCGCAACGGCCGCCAGACCCTGCTGATCGTCGACGAGGCGCAGCATATCGAGGACGCGGCGGTCAACCAGCTGCGCTACTGGCTCGACCAGTGGGGCTGCGGCATCGCGCTGGTCGGCAACGAGGAGGTCCACACCCGCTGGGGTGGCGCCAGCCCCCGGGCCGGATTCGGCCAGCTGCACAGCCGGATCGGCAAGCGCCTGTCGCGGTCGGCGCCCTATCCGGAAGACATCGCCCACCTGCTCGACATCTGGAACATCTCCGACAAGGACTGCCGGCGCCTGCTCTCGACCATTGCGAAGAAGGCCGGGGCCTTCCGGCAGGTCGACAAGACGATCCGGCTCGCCCACCTCCTGGCCGCCGGTGCCCAGCAGCCCCTTTCGGCCGACCACATCCGCGCCGCCTGGGCGAACCGCGGCAATGAGGAGCTGCGCTGA